Genomic DNA from Streptomyces sp. GS7:
CCCCGACCCACCCCATCAGGCCCGGCTTCGGCGGGCGGACCGGCGCCGGATCGGCCACGTCCACGTCCAGCAGGGCCCGGGCCCGGAGGCGTTCCAAAGTGCCCAGCCCCCGGGCACCGACGAGGCCGCCGGCCAGTACCGGGATGCCCACGAACGTGATCAGCAGACCGGCCGACAGCGAGACCACCGCGATCGCGTAGCAGAACATCAGGCTCGCCATCGGGACGCTGAGGAAGAGGTGCAGGAACTCCCGCCAGGTGCGCCCGGAGAAGGGGGCGCGCAGCCCCACGGGCACCCGGGGACCGCGGGCGTGCTGGGGGTAAGCGGAGTGCGCGGTATCCATGCTCTCGTCGTCCGTTTCTGCCGTGGCGGCCCGTGCCGTACCCGGCTCCGATTCCGGCCGGCTCCGATACCCGCCGGCCCATTACCAGGTTCCGCCACCGCCGGCGCCCGGACCATGAGGCTGCTCGCAGTCTTCCCCGGGGGTTTTCCCCACCCCCGCGCGGCCGGTCAGCGGCGCCCGTGCCCGCCCTTCCCCCGGTCGCCCTGCGCACGCCCCCCGGGCCGCGGCCGCCACGGGACCTCCGCCGTCACCCGCGTCGGCCCGCCCGCCGGCGAATCCAGGACGAACAGCCCGTCCACCGACCCCAGCCGCTCGGCGAGGCCGGCCATCCCGCTGCCGCCGTCCAGCCGCGCGCCGCCCTTCCCGTCGTCCCGCACCTGGAGCAGCAGCCGGTCCCGGGACCGCCACACCTCCACGGACGCCTGCCGCGCGGCGCTGTGCTTGGAGACGTTCTGGAGCAGCTCGGAGACGGTGAAGTAGACGATGCCCTCGATGGCGGGGGCGGGCCGCTCGGCCAGATCCACGGACGTGGTCACCGGCACCGTGCAGCGCCCGGCCAGTGACGCCAGCGCGGGCCCCAGACCGCGGTCGGTCAGGATCGCCGGATGGATGCCCCGGGCCAGGTCCCGCAGCTCCTGGAGCGCCAGCTTCACCTCGCCGTGCGCCTCGTCCACCATTGCCGCCACGCTCTCGTCGGCCCGGCCCTCCAGCAGCTTCTCCTTGGCCAGCCCCAGTCCCATGGCGAGCGCCACCAGCCGGGCCTGCGCGCCGTCGTGCAGGTCCCGCTCGATACGCCGCAGATCGGCCGCCGCGGTGTCGGTGACCACCACCCGGTCCGACTCCAGCTCGGCGATCCGCCGCTCCAGTTCGTCGGACGGCGACAGCAGCCCGCGCACCATCGCCCGGTCCGCGTTGGACAGCCAGCGCGCCACCCAGGGCAGCACCGGCCAGCCCACGACGAGCGAGACGAGGACGACCGAGAACGTGAGGATGCCCCACGGCAGCCGGACGAACGCGAACAGCGCGTGCCGCCAGGCGACCGGGTCCTTCAGACACGTCCACAGCCACCCGAAGAACCCGCGCTCCCGAGGCCGCAGCCGGCTCGGCTCGTCCACCGCCACCCCCAGCCATGAGCGCGCCCGGGCCCGCTCCAGCCTCCCGTACTGCCGACAGGCCGTCAGCCCCGTCGCCAGCAGCGGCAGTCCGACCACCGTGACGGACAGCGCCAGCCCCGCCACCAGCCACACCGCCAGCACCACGAACGCCACCACGTCCAGCGGGAAGTTGACCAGCAGATACCCGATCTCCCGCCAGGTCCAGCCGCTGAGCGGCGCCCTGGGCGGCGGCAGTGAGACACCGTCACGGGCGTCGGCGGGGTCGGTGAGCTGGGAACTTTCCGTCATACCTCCCAGCTTGCCGGTCCCGCGACCGGCGTGCCATGGGGTTCGTGGGGTGGCGGGGGTGGGGTTTGCCCCACCACCCGCCGTATCGGCGCGGGTTGGTGCCGCTCCGTTACGCGACCGGTGTGGACAGGGCTCCGCGGCGGGACCGTATGGTGTTGCGGTGCAGAACGGGGCCGCGTGGACATGACGAGTGTGAATACGGGCGTGGGCGCGGGGGCCGGGCAGCGCGGCAGCGGCCGGACGGTACCCGCGACGGCCCCGGCCGGCAGGGACCTCACCGGTGACGCGGCCGACCCCCTGGACGTCCACGGCTGGGGGTGGGGCGAGCCGAGCCGGACCTGGACCGCGGTGACGGCGAGCGTGCTGCTCGCCGCGGTCGCCGGGGTGTGCGCGGGCGCCTGGTACGGGGACGGCGCCGCCGCCCGCTGGCTCGG
This window encodes:
- a CDS encoding sensor histidine kinase, translated to MTESSQLTDPADARDGVSLPPPRAPLSGWTWREIGYLLVNFPLDVVAFVVLAVWLVAGLALSVTVVGLPLLATGLTACRQYGRLERARARSWLGVAVDEPSRLRPRERGFFGWLWTCLKDPVAWRHALFAFVRLPWGILTFSVVLVSLVVGWPVLPWVARWLSNADRAMVRGLLSPSDELERRIAELESDRVVVTDTAAADLRRIERDLHDGAQARLVALAMGLGLAKEKLLEGRADESVAAMVDEAHGEVKLALQELRDLARGIHPAILTDRGLGPALASLAGRCTVPVTTSVDLAERPAPAIEGIVYFTVSELLQNVSKHSAARQASVEVWRSRDRLLLQVRDDGKGGARLDGGSGMAGLAERLGSVDGLFVLDSPAGGPTRVTAEVPWRPRPGGRAQGDRGKGGHGRR